tttgaagtccaatttatctctttttttcttttgttgtttatgtTTGGTGTAATCCATGAAACACCATTGCCAGATCCAAAACCTGGACTTTCCCCacattttatgataattttatgtttttagctCTTGTATTTTAGTAATCAACCATTTTGAATTGGTTTTTATATACAGTATGAGGAAGGGGTCTAACTTCATTCTTGTGCATTTGAGTATCTAGTagtcccagtaccatttgttgatgACTTCTTTACTAGTTAATTAGACTTGGCACCTTTGTAAAAAATCAATTGGTAATGGATATATCAGTTTATTTCTTGTGTGTCATTCTATTCAATTGATCTATGTCTCTAACCTTAAGGCAATATCAAATTACTTTGATTATTTCAAGTTTGTAttaattttgaaatcaagaagtatgAGTCCTcctactttgtttttccttctcaataTTGTTCGGCTATTGATGGTCCCTGGAATTTTAGAATAACCCTTCTATTTCTGGTCATTGGGAatatgatagggattgcattaatcttgtagatcactttggaaaatattgcCATTAAACAATAGCATaacttccaatccatgaacatagaatgtcttttcatttatttagactTCCTTGAAtttcaacaatttattttttttaatttattttttattggtgttcaatttactaatatacagaataacccccagtgcccgtcacccattcactcccaccccccgccctcctccccttccaccacccctagttcgtttcccagagttagcagtctttacgttctgtctccctttctgatatttcccacacatttcgtAGTTTTAGTGTACAATCTTTCACCCcttggttaaatgtattcctgggttaaaattattataaaatacttcTATATTTTAACATAAGTATGATGTGATAAGTGGAATATTTTCGTaaattttctctaagattttttaTTGCTTGCGTATTCAAGCACagcttatttttgtttggtgATTAAGTTTATTAGCTAATAGTTTCTTGTacattctttaggattttctctatataagatcATGGCATctgaaaatcatatgatttttcttctttctttcaaatttatatgccttgtaattctcatttttatatattcttactggggttcgatttgccaacatatagtataacacccagtgctcatcccgtcaacagccccccctcagtgcccatcacctagtcaccccatcccccacccacctccccttccactaccccttgttcgtttcccagagttaggagtctctcatgcttgtaattctcattttcttgGGTAACTGCTCTAGATAGAACTTTCAGTACAactttgaataaaagtggtgaaagcagGCACACTTCTCTGGTATGTGATCTTACAGGAAAGGATTTCACTCTTTCACAttcaagtatgatgttagctgtgggctttttatcaatgctttttataattttgtggaAGTTCACTTCTATTCTTAGATTTCTTGTTGCTTTTATCATGACGGCATTGGatattttgtcagatattttttctgaattaataaattagataatTATATGTTTTTTCTCCTCAATCTGGTTAATTATATTGGCcaatttcaaattttgttttttctagttttttaaaaggtatgatatatcatattatataagtttaagatgtacgacgtaattatttgaaatgattgcaacccccaatgtttatagcagcaatgtccacaatagacaaactatggaaagacTCCAGATGTTCATTgatgatgaatgggtaaagacgATGTGGTAtatctaagtgtgtgtgtgtgtgtgtgtgtgtgtgtgtgtgcgcgcgcacgcgcgtgtgtgtgtgtaatattattcagccatcgaaaagaatgaatttttgcaATTTgtaacatggatggaaccagagtgtattatgctaagtgaaataagtcagtcagagaaagataaataccatatgatttcactcttctgtggaatttaagaaacaaaactgatgaacatagggaaagggaaggaaaaataaaataggataaaaacagagaaggagactaaccataagggactcttaactatagagaaaatactgagggttgatggagtaGAGGGGGTTGGGCTGATTGAGTTATGGACATTAAAGACAGCACTTGatataataagcactgggtgttttatgtaactgatgaatcactgaattctaccccaaaattaataatatactaaatgttagctaacttgaatttaagtaaaaccaaaaacaaaataaaatatcactggggaaaaaaagaaatgattgcaACAATATTTGGCTAACATCTAtgaccacacatagttacaaatttcttttttttaataataaatttattttttattggtgttcaatttgccaacatacagaataacacccagtgctcatcctgtcaggtgcccaccacccagtcacccccaacccctgccctcttccccttccaccacccctagttcatttcccagagttaggagtcttccatgttctgtctccctttctgatatttcccacttatttttctcctttcccctttattccctttcactattatttatattccccaaatgaatgagagttaaaaatagatctgccctacgacccagcaattgcactgctggggatttaccccaaagttacaaATTTCTTATCTTTTGATAAGAACTTCTGAGATCTAATGTCTTAGGAACCTTTTATATATGTatcagtattgttaattatagttaTCATGATGTACATcacatccccagaacttatttatcttataatttgtacctttgaccacctttctctgttttcttgacTCCCCAACTCCCACTTCTGGAGCCACATGAGTGCCTGCCTGGGGTATGTGGATAGAGCATTAGCTGCATCTGCCATGACAGGCAATTCAGGGTAGAAAAGAAGCCCGTCTGTCTACAGACCATAATCAAATTTTTGAATGGACTTATAGTATTAAGGCTGAATTTGCTCTTTATATTTTTGGCCAATGTGTCATATTGTTGGTTTGTtgtaaacacaagaaaaaaatagggatttCACATATCAGTCTCTAAAAATCCAGTAGCCTACAATTTAATTACAACAAGTAAAAGAACGGAAAGgagaataaagtgaaataaaatagatgGCAGACAGAAAAAACAAGTTTTTAGACTATGTTATTAAtatcaataatattaaaaaggTAAATGTGTCAAACCCACTCTTTATTGTATTGAATGGCAATAAaattgaggaaaggaaaaaaattatcacaaatgCATCTGTGTGCTAGTCAAAGGAAGAAACTATATATCCCTGTATTCTGTTTAATTGCTTCTTCCCTAGATAGAAGTGATTGCCCTCACAGGCACCTATCCCCTAGGAATTTCAAGCCAACAAATTTTCTCCTGGTTCTCATTCATTAGGATCTGAAATCATACCCTGACTCCACCAGTCTACTCAGAGAGTAGACTGAGTAGACTCCTTCAGTTGCCCTTTATCCAAATGAATGCTAATGCTTTATAGTACACACACCAGTCTTTCCCCAAACTGAGTGTTGGCAAGGACTCAGCAACCACAGCCAGGAGAAACACCCTaagataataattatattattttatgtcgAAATAAAAACCCTTACTAAGGTCTTTATAGACTCACCCTTGTTCACAGATAAAATCCTGTGAAATCATGAGAGAAgtaattttattgtttctataCCATAAACAAGGAAACTGAACTCAGTGTAAGGTAAATGACATTTGTAATACACAGAAAAATCCAAAGTAGATGCAAGACTTGAACCTTGTTTTCCTAGCTCCATGTTCATGctcctttttcatctttccatgTCTCAAGTACCTTGGAACATTTTGACCAATACCAGAGATATGCTCCAAAATTGTTTATACATTATTGTAGGTCTGAATTTCTGATTTCAGACTCACAGTTCAGgattgtctctttcttcttttcaagagTAAGGTAAGCTTCTatctttgatatatattttttgtaaaaaaaaaaaaaaacgtaattGATGCAGAAGCACTGGGGCAGCTACATCTTCCATGAGTTTTTTTTAGCTGATTTCTAGTTATCTGGACACTTTTCCTAAAACCTTGGCTTAAGTATGGGCATTCGAATGCAGAAACATTTTTATCAGCAGAGAGTATTATAGAATTTATGAAATTTCATGCTGCTTTTCTTAAGAGGATGGTATAAACCTATTGTTTTGTGCTGGTCTCAGGCTATTGATAACCAGGGTTGTGGCTGGATGGatctttgtggttctttttttttttttttctttgtggttcttATAATAACTGCAAGATGTGTTCAGCAATAACCCACCAGGAAACTCTGAAAGAGATAGGTTTATTACTCACAGGTCCTGGAAACCTCATGGTACACCTTGGGTCACACAGCAAGGTCATGGATAGAGATAGAGAGCAGGCCTGGGTTCTGATTTTATTGGTGTGGAGGGTAGGGGCCTAGAATATCCTGGTTTCACTCTTTAGTGATAAACCTAAAACACAGGAGAGGGAATTTAAagcatagaaagagagagagaaaacaaaaacaaaaaacaagtggcCCAGATGGTAGGTTATCTAAATCAACCAGGATCTCTAAAACAAAggagtctgggggtggggagctggctCTTTATCTGGTGGCTGGCAATGTGTATATCTGAGATAGATATCTTTGAAGTGGATGTCTCTGGATGTCTAGGCATCAAATCATAAATCAGGCACttgcattagaaaaaaagaaaaactttttattaGGGCTTACTCAGCAAGTATGATAGATGGTACTCTGAGTTGGTGGTGAATTTCTCCTTGTTTACTATGTGTTGACTTGTAATTGTAGGGATAACTAACCAAACAGGGTGAAATGACACTTCTTAAGACACCAGAACAAACTAggcgtggtggaaggggaggtgggtgaggagtgggggtgacagggtgacgggcactgaggggggcacttgatgggatgagcactgggtgttattctatatgttggcaaattgaacaccaataaaaaataaattaaataaataaataaataaattgtttctgattaagtaaaaaaaaaaaaaaaaaagacaccagaaGGATCATCATGAAGTTACCAAGATCCTTACtccatttttattactatttcccCATAACCTGCCCTTTTATTATTTGATCAAGAAAATCTGGCAATGCAACAACTAAGGCCACAGGCATTAAAATTAGTGAGAGATGAGTTTGTATCTTAAACATTTCACATTAGGTATAGAATTTTAAGAAGGCACATAATTTCTCAAatccttcattttcttaactGTAATTAGGTtataagtatatgtgtgtgttagtgtgtgtgtgtacatacacaatTCATATCCCTTCCTTTTTGTTATtcccatctattcatccatctatccatccatccctcatGCAACCATTTCCCAACTTCCTGTGTTTGATGTCTATCTGCCTGCTTATTTGTCTGTATTTTCGAACTATGAGATAAACTAGCACATAAGCACTGAATTAAAGCTGTTCCTTACACTCATAAATCTGATTTGGGAATGGATTCATCCAGATATGTGACACTGGAGGAGTTGATACCTCTTTCTATCCTTCTGTTGATTATTATACACAATCAGAAAGTTGGTCATGAGAATCATGAAGGTGTCTTAGTTTCAACAATTTCTAACTCTCTAGATAATTTacctattatatattcttttcatcTCCATTGTGGCAGTTAGAATAATGCTCCACATATGCCCACACCCTAATCCCAGAATTTGTGATTATATTCTCTTCAGGGTAAAAGGTATTATGCACAAATAAGTAAGATAAGGATTTTGAGATAACAATTTTATACTGGATTATCCATGGAGATCCAATAAGAACATTCCAGTCAtaacaaaacataacaaatgctaaataaaaattatagcttaTACTGTTATTGAGTGATGGGTTCACAAACATAAATACGGTAATTCCAGACGTGTAACATGTGGAGGGGCCAAGAGGAAGATGGTAGCAAACAGTAGTTACCAGAAAATAGGTGTGCCTCCAAAGacttcaaatacaaataaaaaagttttaaacattgTGCTTGCACAAGAATGATCTGCAGCGCAAGAGTCAAACCCATAGACATAGATTTTCAACCCTCAATATTCATGAACCAGTAAATGTTGACACTAATGGCAGTAATAATGAATCTAAAATAAACTAAGAGTCTTTCAACTCAGGCTAACATGTGGATCAAAAGGAAGACATTAAATAATAGAGGTCTATGTGAGGGTTCTTACACAGAATGGTTGGCAAAGCCACTAACATAAGAGATGTAGGAGAGAGTGAGAAATACtggaagaaacaaaagattttagTGGACATAGTGCATGAGAAAATACAACTCAGAGTAAAGCTACCTAGACATCAAAACTCACTCACACCTCAAAGCTCTGCATGTTGCCACTAATGTCCCTAAACCAACAGACATCATTGCTTCATCCTAATTGTAATATTACATATAGAACTCATCAGAATAACGCTGAACACCCACTCTGTGTGAACTGTTTGTCATGATTACTTCACTTAACACTACAGGAACATGGAGCTATGTTCCAATATCACCTTCATTTTACTGATGGATAAAGTGAAGCTCAGGAAACTTAGTTTAAGACAATATCTCCTGGGTGATAAATAGGAGTTCTTCTGTGTGAATGCACATGCACATCAGCACCCAATTCTGTATCTTCTTTAGCATTTGTTGACTGTTTCTGTCTCTAATGTTGCATTTATCTCactgtgtgcatacatgtgtacCTGTGGATTCCTGTACTGTGCAGCCCAAGCATTGAACTTGGAAGAATGGATACATGATTAACTGTAAATTGAATAGGATTAAAATCAATTCCAATTCATTGATGACATTAAATTTGGGAACCAGTCTGAATGTGTCTAAATCCCGGTCCTGTCAATACCATGTAAACTTGAATACTCAGTCTCTTTGTTGCCAAGTtacctgttttatatatatatatatatatatatatatatatatatatatatatatatattaactaatcAATCTTATGGGGATAATGAAAGGGTTGAATGAACATATCGACGTGAAAGTGGACCCAAAAGATCTGATTTACGAATTCAATCCATTCTAGTATGTGAGCTTGGGCAGCTCACTACCCCTTCCTATGACTCAATTTACTCATCTACAAAAATAAGTTGGGAAGATGTTATGTGATGAACCTTCCTCTATAAAAGTCTATTCTTGTATGGATAAGCTATCACTAAATTGCATTGCCATTCTCATGCTTAGAAATggagaatattctaaaataaattatggcaataataaaatattgctaATGCATTTTGATTTCTGTGCAACTTCCCTTTATTGATCATTCTGTTCTCTTCTTGTTACCACAGAGCATCTTGTGATTCTCAAATCACATCTATGGAGAACAATACAGAGGTGTCTGATTTCATCCTGTTGGGACTAACCAATGCCCCAGAGCTGCAGATTCCTCTTTTTGTAATATTCATCCTCATTTACCTCATCACTCTGCTTGGGAACCTGGGGATGATCACACTGATCTTGCTGGACTCTCGTCTCCATACTCCTATGTACTTTTTCCTCAGTAATCTGTCTCTGGTAGACTTTTGTTACTCCTCAACAGTCACTCCCAAGGTCATGGCTGGGCTCCTTATAGGAGACAAGGTCATTTCCTACAATGCATGTGCTGCCCAGATGTTCTTTTTTGCAGTCTTTGCTACTGTGGAAAATTACCTCTTAGCATcaatggcctatgaccgctatatAGCAGTGTGTAAACCCCTCCATTATGCCACCACCATGACGACAGGTGTGTGTGCTCATCTCACCATAGTCTCCTATGCCTGTGGCATCTTAAATGCATCTGTAAATGTTGTAGATACCTTCagtctctctttctgtatgtccAGTGTTGTTCATCATTTTTTCTGTGATATTCCAGCAGTCATGGCTCTGTCGTGCTCTGATAAACACTTCAGTGAGCTGATTCTCATTTTTATCTCAAGCTTTAATGTGCTTTTTGCACTTTTTGTTATCTTTATTTCCTATCTGTTcatatttattaccattttgaaGATAAAGTCAGGTGAGGGATACCAGAAGGCTTTGTCTACCTGTGCTTCTCACCTTGTTacagtttccttattttatgGGACAGTCATCATCATGTACTTACAGCCAAGTTCTCATCATTCCATGGACACAGACAAAATCGCATCTGTGTTCTATACTATGGTCATCCCCATGCTGAACCCTGTGGTCTACAGCTTGAGGAACAAAGAGGTCAAGAATGCATTCAAGAAGGTTGCTGAGAAGGCAAAATATTCTCTAGGTGTGGTCTATAAATGATGTAGATCCACAGAAAGTATTTTATCCCACTTAGATCTACTCCACACTAGAACTACATGTTAATGTATATTTgggatattagaaaaaaattttgtctaatattatttatttctttaggtgAGGAATAGTTCCAATAATCTAAAGTGCAGAAAAGATGCAATAATGGTTTTTAATGAGGCTTATATAATGAAGTATGTGCTTTTGTTGACACATTCCATCCAGAGAATGTCAATAATGATAGCATCtcaataaattaatgttttagcCATTATTGAGtgatctgggggaaaaaagcatattCATGTGGAAGTTTCCAAAAgtaaataatcacattaaaataaaaggagatgtGGTTACATTATTTTTACCTTAATCTTTTCAATACCAttcttcacattttgtttttaaagttgcattaaaaaataataaggatagTTGGCTTTCTTTGGtaataaatgttttgaaatggTTAATATCACTTATTAGTTTATGCTTTAATTGAGCTGCCCTTCATCTCACCTCGTATCACTGGTTACTGGCAATACTGGACAGTCCCCATCTCACCTTGTCCCAGCTTCTTTGTATTTGCTATTTCCACTGTATGAGCTATTTTTATACTTACTTCAGATTGCTTGTTAAATTATACCAATCCAGGGAGGCCAAAGACACCTGCCATAAGGAACTTTACAAAATAGTCATTCCCTTCCCATGGACTTTTTCCCCTAAGCCTGTTCTATTCTTCACAGACACCATCGACACTCAGCTCTTGTATTTATGTTTTCAACTGTTCATCTATTTCCCTTAACTTGCATGGAAGTCCCTTTAAGCAGTAGCTTAATAgtgttatttctgtgaaaataaagcTTTGAGCttgacttaaaaatcattttcttgaaTATCAAAATAACTCCAGAAACTCAAAATTGTATTGGTGGAAGTGAGCTACAAAAAGTCTACATTTCAAGGGAACAATACCACCAATGTGAACCCGCTAATGATCTTAACTCTTGCAGGAAATTAGGAGTCTCAAAAAGCTCTCTACctctaacattaaaaaattcttcctctttAAATTTTCCAAACTATCCACTTGCCCACTTGCAGCCAACCAATCAATGACAAATATACCAAAAGACAAGCTAGAACATCTCCCCCACTTCCAAAAACTATATCTTAATAAAACACCTGCCAATTTTAAACTGACTCcgtatttcttcattttactcaCTGAACTTACTCTTTGCTAATATCATTGAATTTCTGTTGAAATAAAACTTACTgaaaattgtttcctttgtttcaaGTTTATGAATAAACTGCCTTTGTTAATTTCGTGCACAACATAGTTTTGTGTTTGATATGTTTCAGAAGTGGCAATAAAGAATAATGGataaggaaaaaatttcaagtgGCTGGAACAAGGGGCCaaagaaaacagtagaaaactgaaatatgcctagagaaaaaaaaatccagtctcaTAAAGGAATATTTCCCCATCACCAGTGTTGAGGGGGCCTTTGTAATGTTAATTCAGCAAGATTTGTACACTATCCAGTGGGTCTTCCATTACTGTCTGTTACGAATGAgaggagtttttttttctaattttctttacttGGTCTAACAGTATTTGCTGGGTGTGACTATAGAATGAGctaagttttctttctatttcataaGTTGTTAGGCCATAAGCAGCCATATCTAGACTAGATGGAGAGGCAATTTAATCTATCTGTTAGCCTGGCTGTGGAACTTCTCTGGTGATTAGCTGGATTTTAGGCTGTCTTCCTGATGGGGGTACATAACATGTCCTCTGGATGAAGGAAATGTAAACTGGACATTTGCTGATCCAAATACTCATTCTAACGGAAAAGACAGTTAATTGTTTTCCCAgctatttccttttcattcctgaGCACACAGCTAGCAGGCTAGATTTTTCAGCTTTCATGAAGTTGAGGCCTGGTGATTGTATTCTTGTGAATGAAATGTGAGCATAAATCATGTGCTATTCTCAAGCCTGTCTCACAAAAACTTCCATGTGATCTTTTGCTCATTCTCACTCTTTGTCATCAGCTCCATAGAGAGAATTCATACCACAAGAAATGATAAAACCACTGAGTAGAGAGACTCTAGGTCACTGAATCACAGTATGATTTCCCATAGAACAACTAATTGAATtgtatacaaagaagaaaaacctcTATGACTATGGGACTGCAATGCTGGAGTTGGCCTGTATGGCAGCTAGCATTATTAGCACATGAACTAATACAGAAAGtcaatctcttcttttttaagattttattta
The Canis lupus familiaris isolate Mischka breed German Shepherd chromosome 18, alternate assembly UU_Cfam_GSD_1.0, whole genome shotgun sequence genome window above contains:
- the OR5B31 gene encoding olfactory receptor family 5 subfamily B member 31 (The RefSeq protein has 2 substitutions compared to this genomic sequence), with amino-acid sequence MENNTEVSDFILLGLTNAPELQIPLFVIFILIYLITLLGNLGMITLILLDSRLHTPMYFFLSNLSLVDFCYSSTVTPKVMAGLLIGDKVISYNACAAQMFFFAVFATVENYLLASMAYDCYIAVCKPLHYATTMTTGVCAHLTIVSYACGILNASVNVVDTFSLSFCMSSVVHHFFCDIPAVMALSCSDKHFSELILIFISSFNVFFALFVIFISYLFIFITILKIKSGEGYQKALSTCASHLVTVSLFYGTVIIMYLQPSSHHSMDTDKIASVFYTMVIPMLNPVVYSLRNKEVKNAFKKVAEKAKYSLGVVYK